TCGTTGGTGGTGATGAGCGTCGTCGACGTCGAGAGCTGGATGCGCTCGGTGCGCGCCGCGATGTAGCCGAGCATGGTCGTCGGCGAGGACGGCACGAACGGCGGGTTGTGGTGCTCGCCGGTGGCGAATACGTCGAGGCCCACTTCCTCGGCCTTCTCCGCGATCGCGACCATCGCCTTGATTCGCTCGGCCTCGGTCGGGGTCCGACCGGTCGTGGGGTCCATGGTCACGTCGCCGACAGTGAAGATTCCGAACTGCATGCCCTACCTCCGAAGTATTTCAAGTTTCAACTATAGCCACGAACCGTGTCCGCCCCGCGGATATTCCACCGGCGCGGTCGGCAATTGCTTGACGTACCGGCCGGACCGTCATTGACTGCAGACGAGGATCACCGTCACCACCGCACAGGGGGTCGCATGAGGGTCACGCACGAGGTCACCAATCAGGTCCCGCCGCTGATCGACTACGACGCGGCCGACTATCCGCCGATCCTCGAAGCGCTGCGACGCGAGGGCGCACACGAAGCCCTCGACGACCTGCACCGAGTCGGCCGGCTCGCCGGCGGCGCGGAGGCGCAGCGGTGGGGTGATCTGGCCGAGGCCCATCCCCCGGTGCTGCGGACGCATGACCGCTACGGTCACCGCATCGACGAGGTCGACTACGACCCCGCCTACCACCAGCTCATGAATACCGCCGTGGAACTGGGACTGCACGGCGCCGCGTGGACCGACCCCGACCCGCACTCGCACCTGGTGCGGGCCGCGAAGATGGCGGTGTGGGGCCAGGTGGACGCCGGGCACGGGTGCCCGATCTCGATGACCTACGCCGTGGTGCCGGCGCTGCGCCACAACCTCGAACTGGCGCTGCAGTACGAGCCGCTGCTGGCCGCCCGCGTCTACGACCCGGAACCGCGGCCGCCACTGACGAAGCCCGGGCTGATCGCGGGCATGTCGATGACCGAGAAGCAGGGCGGCTCCGACGTCCGTGCCGGCACCACCCGCGCCGTCCCGCAGCCCGACGGCACCTACCTGCTCACCGGCCACAAGTGGTTCACGTCGGCGCCGATGTCGGACATCTTTCTCGTGCTCGCGCAGGCTCCTGGCGGGCTGACGTGCTTCCTGCTGCCTCGGGTCCTGCCCGACGGCACCCGCAACGCGATGCTCCTGCAGCGGCTCAAGGACAAGCTCGGCAACCGGTCGAACGCGAGCAGCGAGGTGGAGTACGACGAGGCCGTCGCGTGGCGGGTCGGCGACGAGGGCCGGGGTGTGCCGACGATCATCGAGATGGTCAACATGACCCGCCTGGATTGCACCATCGGCACCGCGACCGGGATGCGCGTCGGCGTCACGCAGGCCGCCCACCATGCGGTGCACCGCAGCGCGTTCGGCGCGCATCTGATCGACCAGCCCCTCATGCGGAATGTGCTCGCGGACCTGGCCGTCGAATCGGAGGCTGCGACCACCGTCGCGCTGTGGCTCGCCGCCCTCACCGACCGCGCCGCGACCGGTGATCCGCAAGCCGCGACGCTGCGCCGCATCGCCCTCGCCGTCAGCAAGTACTACGTGTGCAAGCGCGGACCGATCCACGCCGCCGAGGCCCTGGAATGCCTGGGCGGCAACGGATATGTGGAGGAGTCGCGGATGCCGCGCCTGTACCGGGAGGCGCCGCTGCTGTCCGTGTGGGAGGGGTCCGGCAACGTCGCCGCGCTCGACGTCCTGCGGGCGATGGCCCGCCGGCCCGAGACGGTGGAGGCGTTCTTCGACGAACTGGACGACAGCGCCGGCGCCGACGCCCGCCTCGACGCCGCGGTAGCGGCATTGAAGGCGTCGTTCACGGACGTCGACACCCTCGAGCACCGGGCCCGGCGGGTGGTCGGCGACATGGCGCTCGCGTTGCAGGGGGCTCTCCTGGTCCGCACCGGATACCCCGCCGTCGCGGACGCGTTCTGCGCCAGCCGTCTGTCCGGGGACTGGGGAACGGTGTTCGGCACCCTGCCGGCCGGGCTCGACCTGGCACCGATCATCGAACGAGCGACCCCGAAGGCGGGTTCCTGACAGGCCACCCTCGCTATCCTGCAGCGCGTGAATGCCCTCGAGCGGTACCGGCGGAGGCTCGAACCGCACCTGCCCCGAGTGCGGGACGTGGTGCTGACGGCCGCGACGATCGCGCTCCTGATCGTGCGCTTCGTTCAGACGGGATCCGGTTCGACCGCCGCGGTCTGGGCGACGGCGTTGTCCATCGCCGCGGCGACGACGCTGATGTGCCGGCGCCGCTACCCGATCGCCGTCGCCGGCGTCGGCATCGTGGTGTGCGCCGTGTCCGGGTCCAACGTCATGATGATGCTCGGGATCTGCACACTGTCGGTTCGACGACACGACCGGTGGTTGTGGGCCGTCGCGGCGATCGGCGTCCTGACGAATGCCACGTCGGGCTTCCTCCGCGCGGGCACCGACGGCTACGCGAGCTACCTGGGTTCATCGCTCTTCTCGGTGCTCACCTACGTCGTGCTCGGCGCCTACATCGGGCTGCGCCGAAAGCATCTGGAGGGGCTGCACGAGCGGGTGCGGCACGCGGAGGCCGAGCGGGAGGTCCGCGCCACTCAGGCACGGCTCGCGGAGCGCGGCCGGATTGCGCGCGAGATGCACGACGTCGTCGCGCACAAGGTCTCGCTCATCGCGCTCCACGCCGGCGCACTCCAGATGACCGCGGCGCCGGACGCCGACCGCGTCCATCGCTCCGCCGAACTGATCGCCGACACGGCCCGCGCCGCGCTCAGCGACCTGCGCAGTGTGCTGGGGGTGCTCCGAGAGTCGCCCGACGGCGATCGCCCGGATCCACCGCAGCCGCGGCTGGTGGATCTGCCGGCGCTCGTCGCGGCCTCTCGCGAGGCCGGAATCCCGATCGCGGAGAACATCTCCGCGGATCTCGCGACTCCCGCTCCGGCGGCGCTGGCGCTCACCGCCTACCGGGTGACGCAGGAAGCCCTGACGAACATTCACAAGCACGCCGCGGGCGCCCCAACCACGGTCGAGATCCACGGACGTCCCGGCGACCGTCTCACGATCGAGATCGTCAACGGGGCTCCGGCCCACCCGGTGGCGCCGTCGGGACTGGCCGGTTCCGGCGCGGGTCTGGTGGGTCTGCGGGAACGGGTGGGACTGGCCTCCGGCCGCCTCGAACACGGCCCCACACCGGACGGCGGGTGGCGCGTGTTCGCCAGTTCGCCCTGGCCCGACGGTCAATCCGGGTCGGCCAGCAGCTGAGCATCGCGGACCACGAGCGCCGCCTGCACGCGGTTCGAAACGTCCAACGCCGCGAGGATGCGGCTGACGTGCGCCTTGACCGTGCTCTCCCGCATCGCGAGGGCCCGCGCGATATCGGCGTTGGAATCTCCCCCGCCCACCCGCTCGAGCACCTGCTTCTCGCGTGGGGTCAACCGCTCGATGCGTTCGACCGCCGTGCGCGCAGCGTCGGACGTCTGCCGGTGGAACCGGTCGATGAGGGCGCGGGCGGCGCCCGGGTGGAGCATCGACCCGCCGTCGGCGACGACGTGCACGGCCCTGAGGATCTCTGCCGGCGGCGTGTCCTTGAGCAGGAAGCCGTCGGCCCCCGCCGCCAGTGCCGAGTACACGTACCGGTCCAGATCGAAGGTGGTCAGGACGAGGATGCGCGGCCGTCGGGGCAGCGTCGCCATCCGCCGCGTCGCCTCGATACCGTC
This genomic stretch from Prescottella soli harbors:
- a CDS encoding acyl-CoA dehydrogenase family protein, with the translated sequence MRVTHEVTNQVPPLIDYDAADYPPILEALRREGAHEALDDLHRVGRLAGGAEAQRWGDLAEAHPPVLRTHDRYGHRIDEVDYDPAYHQLMNTAVELGLHGAAWTDPDPHSHLVRAAKMAVWGQVDAGHGCPISMTYAVVPALRHNLELALQYEPLLAARVYDPEPRPPLTKPGLIAGMSMTEKQGGSDVRAGTTRAVPQPDGTYLLTGHKWFTSAPMSDIFLVLAQAPGGLTCFLLPRVLPDGTRNAMLLQRLKDKLGNRSNASSEVEYDEAVAWRVGDEGRGVPTIIEMVNMTRLDCTIGTATGMRVGVTQAAHHAVHRSAFGAHLIDQPLMRNVLADLAVESEAATTVALWLAALTDRAATGDPQAATLRRIALAVSKYYVCKRGPIHAAEALECLGGNGYVEESRMPRLYREAPLLSVWEGSGNVAALDVLRAMARRPETVEAFFDELDDSAGADARLDAAVAALKASFTDVDTLEHRARRVVGDMALALQGALLVRTGYPAVADAFCASRLSGDWGTVFGTLPAGLDLAPIIERATPKAGS
- a CDS encoding sensor histidine kinase produces the protein MNALERYRRRLEPHLPRVRDVVLTAATIALLIVRFVQTGSGSTAAVWATALSIAAATTLMCRRRYPIAVAGVGIVVCAVSGSNVMMMLGICTLSVRRHDRWLWAVAAIGVLTNATSGFLRAGTDGYASYLGSSLFSVLTYVVLGAYIGLRRKHLEGLHERVRHAEAEREVRATQARLAERGRIAREMHDVVAHKVSLIALHAGALQMTAAPDADRVHRSAELIADTARAALSDLRSVLGVLRESPDGDRPDPPQPRLVDLPALVAASREAGIPIAENISADLATPAPAALALTAYRVTQEALTNIHKHAAGAPTTVEIHGRPGDRLTIEIVNGAPAHPVAPSGLAGSGAGLVGLRERVGLASGRLEHGPTPDGGWRVFASSPWPDGQSGSASS
- a CDS encoding response regulator transcription factor, producing MISVLVVDDDPFVRQGLTELLATDGEIAVVGHAADGGEAVRSASSNRVDVVLMDVRMPIMDGIEATRRMATLPRRPRILVLTTFDLDRYVYSALAAGADGFLLKDTPPAEILRAVHVVADGGSMLHPGAARALIDRFHRQTSDAARTAVERIERLTPREKQVLERVGGGDSNADIARALAMRESTVKAHVSRILAALDVSNRVQAALVVRDAQLLADPD